The DNA window cccaaaaatccAAGATGGTTGGGTgactaaaaatagataaattagtctttgtatgctagattaaaaagtaaattaattcttccattaaaaattttatttatttctactgttaaaaattagttCATGTATGTCAACATGAGATACACATGGCACGTCATGAGTCAttgtttggttattttgtcaaCTATGGCAacttttaacagtagaaatggataaaatttctaacaaaaatAATCAGTTAAAAAATTCAGGTGTAGTCGTGACCGTCGTtgaaattattctattaaattctttggtatgaaattttaaaataaaaaaacttaataatgtcatgtaacaataaaaataactttaaaaatacttattaggaatttttttaaacacccattcAAGTTGCCATGATTAAATATTCTTTTCTGTCGTAATATTGTTTTTAGGAAAAATTGATGacaacattttaattgaaataattaatagtaAGGTAAAAGTATCACAGAGGCCTTTGTAATAGGAATCCGATTGCATTTTGCCCCATCTACtaaaaaaatagcaaattagtccacataagttaaattaaagagtaaattggtctttctattaaaaattctatttatttctactattaaaaactagtctTTGTAAGAGGTTCATGTGGCATGCCACAAGTTACTATTTAATTATTCTATCAGCCATGTCAATTTTAACGgtaataatgaataaaatttttaataaaaataattagtttaCTAATGGCGAACCTTAGGACTAGTTTTAGGGTGGCAaagtaaaacttaaaaaaaaaacagttgtTAGCGAAGATTTCGAAAACCACAGTGCCAAAGAAAGTTCATTAGCTTTTTCATGCATGAATTTTTCCTTGAtttaattattgataattttttttgtcactcaattatgaaaaattataaaatgatcgcttagttatttaattttgttctttttttgtcACTAGTCGTTAAATAGTTAACAGAAGGTTGAAgtgataacttttaaaattggcataatagcaactttagtcttaaatatttatacattatttcaatttagtcttgattctagaAAATCtaacccttaacatttacacattatataatttggtgtttttttatagttttatttttccTTGTGACCTCTTTCATCTAAAAAAACTTATCAACAATTGAGTGACTACTAATGAAATTTACCCTTTAATAACGATATCGGACCtaataatacaataaaaatgATTCCCCAGAGAGGGGATCAAACAGAGTGGGGACCGTTTTCCTTCCCTGTTTCCAGCTTTTTTTTTGTCACTCTAtttgaagaaaaaacaaaagcaGACATAGTATCCAATGACCCACTTGGCCTTCTTATATAATTAGACCCCCTCCAATGAGTAATCTTCGGCAAGCAGGCgacactttctctcttcttctctaaCAGTAAGTACTACTAAGTTTACGTGTTCATTATCATCTCTTGCTTTGATTTTTTTGGATTTCTTGAGAAGATTTTGTTTCATATAATTTTGCTTCAATGATTTGCTTCTTCTTAATTTATATCTGAATGTTCGATTgtattgtttttttattcaaCGATTTCTTCTGATCCAAGTTAAAATTTTCCCAGATCTGTGCAAGGATGAGCAACGGTTACAGTTTTGGGAATGACTTAGATTGGAGTCTCAATCTCGATGATCTGATACCCGAGGTCGCGAACGGACCACCATTTTTGTTCGAAGAGCTCAACCCGTCGATGTCGAGTGGAAGCAAAAAAAGAAACCGGGATTTAGATCCCGGTAACTCACAAGAAGCTAATGGAAAAGTCAGGAAGAAACAACGCCGGTGTCCGGGAACCTTTTATACCGGTGAATCATCAACATCCCGGCAACAAGAACGTTTGAAAGGGAAAACCGTGGCGGGAATGGCGAAGGTTTACAAGGATCGAATTAGCAGGCGGACAAAGAACGTAAGTCTCTTAAATAAATTCACATTATTATTATGGGCAAATTCCACaaaaggtcactaaactattagtaaatatatcttttggtcacttaactccaaaaagttacaaaatggtcaatgAACCATTTGAAAGTTATCATTTAAATCATTGGAGTGTTAAAATCAACACTTGTACCAACCAAAATCTctcatttcctttctcttttacAGTTTAAATTTGTTATGAAGTGACTTTGAAAATTACAAATCTGTGAACCAAAATCtaaatagttttctttttcttctctatttttctACTCGTTTATGAGTACTGATTTGTCATACCAATCGTCAAATCGTCGCTTGGAACTCGCTAGctaacctttaaaaaaaacttaacatcCTAATAACTTAAATacaacttttgaatagtttaataagTTTACCGTATTGTTATTCACTTTGTATATATTACGGGTAAATTAGGATTTAAGCAGTTTTTATTTTCTAGGGaaataaactaaatttggagAAAAACGTGTTTAAATTTGGAGAGAAACAACAACGTGTTTAAAAAGGCCTTTTACATtaatatgtgtttttttttaacaacttaacacattaattttttttgggttagATAGATAGATTTTAGTATTTTGTGTTTGAGTCTcgggtttgatttttttttactcacatctttattttttatttaattttattttaattttttaaaaattttaattaataattaatttttttaaaataataaatttgggaAAACAGCCTAAATCcctaattaacttttaaaaagtgcttttttttctaatttaacctATATAAAACATCTAATAAGGTATTTTTTTTTTCCTAGGAGAAAAGGTGAGGATGATCTTCACCTCGGAAGAGAATAATACTTTATAATAGATGCAGTTTGAAAACCTTTGTATCAACAATACGTATGCATTGTTTCTTATCTCTTGCTTTCTGTATATTTGGTAAAATGAAGGACAAGATGGCAGACACAGAAGTTATTATAAGGATAGTTTGTAACATATGGCCATTAATGCCTCTCATCTCTTACCACGAGTTCTCGGCTCCCTCGAGCAAATCAAAACGCAATGGCCAATCCGACCTGACCTCCAACACATAAAGCaaaagattcaagaaatagagagCAACTACAAGGATGACAGTTTAACCGAGGAGGCAAAACGAAGATTAGTTGAAGTAGGAGATGAGTTGGAGAGATTAGATCAAGAACGGCTAAAGGTACGCTAATTTTTACGAATTTTTGATTACTTAGTTTCTATATTCCAAGTCTCCAATATAACTTTGTAGTTTGATTTTCAGGATTCAACAAAAGCAGGGAACCTTGATGCAGTCTTCACGGTATGTATATTCAACAAAAGCTATTTTCAACTATGTTACTCGAATTTAAGCGTGAGTGTCAAACGTAACTTCATATTCAACTCATTTTGAATGATTAGATTTAGTACTTTTATCTAAATATATAAATCAATAATGTCTTTCCCTCGTTACTAGACTTCTTTTTCAGACACAAAAAGTCATTTTCAactattttactttattttagatGTATTGGATGTGGGTTTGCATCTAATAGGGGtatgttttcttttcttgttgaATCTTTCTaagtaatatatatgtatttgaaactataaacataaaaaaaaataatgcatATCTTAATTCATCAAGTTATTTGTTTcgattatttattttcatttctcttAAATTTCAGGATTTTAGCATGGGGACTCTACAAAAAGAGGTACGATATACATACATATGTGCATGCATAGATTGCATATGATTCATGTTttaaatataatgcatattaTATGATAGAAtacataaaaatgtaaaattaaaattcatgttgttttatatttttcaaatacatATCACATCATTCTTATAAATTAtaacctgttttttttttttaaattgttctaGCTAGCTTTCTTCAGCATGTCTGTGGCTGATGTCGACGAAACTACAGCAACTAATCATCTTATTATTGTTGATGAAGATCAAGACCAGCATCATGGAAGTTTGCTAACTCCTCAAGTGTTACACTCTAATTTTAGCGATCTGAAAAACCAACCTTACGACAAAAGGCAACTGTTATGCCACCTTCATATCACCTACGACCGCGGCTCGCCACACCATTGAGCACACTTTCATCATGAGCTGCCTCCACTAAAAGCGCTTGAGATTCTTCAACTGTGCAAGTCACCTACATTATCATGTCATCAATCTACAAGATTACATCACCGTCGCTACAAAGAGATAGGATGTGACCCTACCGCCAGCAAGATACTTACACGTAACATCACTTATGTCTCATATATAAACTTTCTCACCTTGAAGGAGGGATGATCCTCACTCCCTCTCTCTCTTCTCTCTCTTATTATCCTTC is part of the Gossypium hirsutum isolate 1008001.06 chromosome D11, Gossypium_hirsutum_v2.1, whole genome shotgun sequence genome and encodes:
- the LOC107940432 gene encoding uncharacterized protein isoform X1; the encoded protein is MAINASHLLPRVLGSLEQIKTQWPIRPDLQHIKQKIQEIESNYKDDSLTEEAKRRLVEVGDELERLDQERLKDSTKAGNLDAVFTDFSMGTLQKELAFFSMSVADVDETTATNHLIIVDEDQDQHHGSLLTPQVLHSNFSDLKNQPYDKRQLLCHLHITYDRGSPHH
- the LOC107940432 gene encoding uncharacterized protein isoform X2 yields the protein MAINASHLLPRVLGSLEQIKTQWPIRPDLQHIKQKIQEIESNYKDDSLTEEAKRRLVEVGDELERLDQERLKDSTKAGNLDAVFTDFSMGTLQKELSSACLWLMSTKLQQLIILLLLMKIKTSIMEVC